Proteins encoded together in one Argiope bruennichi chromosome 1, qqArgBrue1.1, whole genome shotgun sequence window:
- the LOC129970356 gene encoding PDZ and LIM domain protein Zasp-like: METFSMNVIAQTLSAHSEMLAQGVMGINFMKPEKPINTMSEVYKLVQEEEQNKVRSPTPGGCTSPPIFRPSKIPPSVPPKPQVSAPPAPAATPAPAPAPAPAAPAPSLPTLKPTAPVHEGPSQGPCSDCGRPITGAFVGLTDRILHQECFNCSTCGASLKNIGFHNINNKLYCDPHAKLAARIIAGQAATPAAPAFTPAPAAPQPAPAPYTPPKPAAAPAVPPMPAPLPTSSLAPQPAVVPKLPTCSIPQPTPLPFGANLPQTPSSSGGLSFRSISPQPWKRLSGEYHSVKSPTSPTPGSTPSAPPAYSSGPLPFEMKPYMPPEQSKSSIFSSVSESSSSEISQTSQTTQVIQRTTQVTQQVSSTSQSQYSLDYKQVIGGQQKTKFVWPPPKPQFEIEGGAPAESSSGPSQNYSPLVTQSTPAAQLPKSESAPSFRSVQPPVPQQQPAAPPTSMFTVPPLPTTFSAQPAKVEETPAPAPEPKKEEAPAPPPAPEPAPVQESVPAPAPAPPAPAPAPTMSFGGSLASNFSPVLPPIVDLKPTTAPAQPGVPTGAGSKPAPKKGRGQLMKEQVPGRIPVCGDCGEPIRGPFIIALNRTWCPDHFHCNNLHCKTNLIDIGFVEEQGQLYCENCYEQFLAPICNKCNVRIKGDCLNALDKQWHPECFICAYCKKPFGNNSFYLEDGLPYCEKDWNELFTTKCVGCGFPIEAGDRWVEALNNNYHSQCFKCSVCQKNLEGQSFYAKGGKPFCKQHAR, translated from the exons ATGGAGACATTTTCCATGAACGTCATCGCTCAGACGCTTTCAGCACACTCGGAGATGTTAGCTCAGGGTGTTATGGg AATCAACTTTATGAAACCGGAAAAACCAATAAATACCATGTCTGAAGTTTACAAACTAGTGCAAGAAGAAGAACAAAACAAAG TCAGATCACCAACACCCGGAGGCTGCACGAGTCCACCCATTTTCAGGCCCTCCAAGATTCCACCAAGTGTGCCACCAAAACCTCAAGTGTCTGCCCCACCAGCACCAGCAGCAACCCCAGCCCCTGCTCCAGCTCCAGCTCCTGCAGCCCCAGCACCTTCCCTTCCAACATTGAAACCCACGGCCCCTGTTCATGAAGGGCCTTCCCAAGGTCCATGCTCTGACTGTGGACGACCAATCAC tggAGCTTTTGTCGGTCTGACCGACAGAATTTTACACCAAGAATGCTTTAACTGTAGTACTTGTGGAGCATCCTTGAAAAACATTG GATTTCATAATATCAACAACAAATTGTATTGCGACCCCCACGCTAAACTGGCTGCAAGAATCATTGCAGGTCAGGCAGCTACACCAGCTGCTCCAGC ctTCACTCCTGCTCCTGCAGCACCCCAGCCTGCACCAGCACCTTACACACCACCAAAACCTGCTGCTGCTCCAGCTGTACCACCAATGCCTGCTCCATTGCCAACATCTTCACTAGCTCCTCAGCCTGCTGTCGTACCCAAACTTCCAACTTGTTCGATTCCACAGCCTACTCCACTGCCATTCGGTGCAAACTTGCCCCAGACTCCAAGTTCTTCTGGAGGATTAAGCTTCAGAAGCATTTCTCCCCAACCATGGAAG AGACTTTCAGGAGAATACCATAGCGTAAAGTCACCAACCAGCCCTACTCCAGGCTCAACCCCTTCAGCTCCACCTGCGTACTCTTCTGGGCCACTGCCATTCGAGATGAAACCTTATATGCCACCAGAACAA tcaaaATCATCAATATTCTCTTCTGTTTCGGAATCTTCTTCATCTGAAATCTCTCAGACCTCTCAAACGACTCAGGTGATCCAGCGAACGACCCAAGTAACTCAACAAGTGTCTTCAACATCGCAATCTCAGTACTCTCTTGATTACAAGCAGGTGATTGGAGGACAGCAAA AGACCAAATTCGTATGGCCCCCACCAAAACCCCAGTTTGAAATCGAAGGTGGAGCCCCGGCTGAATCTTCATCTGGCCCGAGTCAAAACTACTCCCCTCTAGTCACCCAATCCACCCCCGCAGCCCAGCTACCCAAGAGTGAGAGCGCTCCATCCTTCCGCTCTGTCCAACCACCTGTCCCCCAGCAACAACCTGCAGCACCACCCACCAGTATGTTCACGGTGCCTCCCTTGCCAACTACCTTCTCAGCTCAACCAGCCAAGGTGGAAGAAACTCCGGCACCAG CACCAGAACCTAAGAAGGAAGAAGCACCTGCACCTCCACCAGCTCCGGAACCTGCACCAGTGCAAGAGTCTGTTCCCGCCCCGGCCCCTGCTCCTCCAGCACCAGCTCCAGCTCCAACCATGTCTTTCGGGGGATCCTTGGCATCTAATTTCTCGCCAGTTTTGCCCCCCATCGTGGACCTGAAACCCACCACCGCTCCCGCCCAACCTGGAGTCCCAACCGGAGCCGGCTCCAAACCTGCTCCGAAGAAGGGTCGAGGTCAGCTCATGAAAGAACAGGTTCCAGGAAGGATTCCTGTTTGTGGAGATTGTGGCGAACCAATTAG ggGACCTTTCATCATCGCTCTGAATCGCACCTGGTGCCCGGACCATTTCCACTGCAACAATTTACACTGCAAAACTAATCTCATTGACATTGGCTTCGTGGAAGAGCAAGGACAGCTGTACTGCGAGAACTGCTACGAGCAGTTTTTGGCACCTATTTGTAACAAGTGCAATGTCAGGATAAAAGGA gattgcTTGAATGCTCTGGATAAACAGTGGCACCCTGAGTGCTTCATTTGTGCTTACTGCAAAAAGCCTTTTGGCAACAATTCTTTCTACTTGGAAGATGGATTGCCCTACTGCGAAAAAG ATTGGAACGAGTTGTTCACTACCAAGTGCGTTGGCTGTGGATTCCCGATCGAAGCTGGAGACAGATGGGTAGAGGCTCTCAACAATAACTATCATTCGCAATGCTTCAAGTGCAGC GTTTGCCAGAAAAATTTGGAAGGTCAGAGCTTCTACGCCAAAGGTGGAAAACCATTCTGCAAACAGCACGCgcgataa